One part of the Symphalangus syndactylus isolate Jambi chromosome 1, NHGRI_mSymSyn1-v2.1_pri, whole genome shotgun sequence genome encodes these proteins:
- the OR5I1 gene encoding LOW QUALITY PROTEIN: olfactory receptor 5I1 (The sequence of the model RefSeq protein was modified relative to this genomic sequence to represent the inferred CDS: substituted 1 base at 1 genomic stop codon) produces MEFTDGNYNLVTEFILLGFPTRPELQIVLFLMFLTLCGIILIGDTGLLLLIRIDPHLQTPMYFYLSNISFVDLCYSSVIVPKMLINFLSENKSISYYECALQFYFFCTFADTESFILAAMAYDRYVTICNPLLYTVVMSRGICMRLIFLSYLGGNMSSLVLTSFAFILKYCDKNVINHFFCDLPPLLKLSCTDTTINEWLLSTYGSSVEIICFVIIIISYFFILLSVLKIRPTSGRKKTFSTCASHLTSVTIYQGTLLCIYSXPSYLYSPNTDKIISVFYTIFIPVLNLLIYSLRNKDVKDAAEKVVRSKVDSS; encoded by the coding sequence atggAATTTACAGATGGAAACTACAACTTGGTCACTGAGTTTATTCTATTAGGTTTTCCAACTCGCCCTGAACTGCAGATTGTCCTGTTCCTCATGTTTCTGACATTGTGTGGTATAATTCTAATAGGGGACACTGGATTGTTGCTGTTGATCAGGATTGATCCTCACCTTCAAACCCCCATGTATTTTTATCTTAGCAACATATCATTTGTAGACCTTTGCTATTCCTCAGTCATTGTTCCCAAAATGCTGATCAATTTCCTCTCGGAGAACAAATCTATTTCCTATTATGAGTGTGccctgcagttttattttttctgtacttttgCAGATACAGAATCCTTCATCCTGGCTGCCATGGCCTATGATCGCTATGTCACCATCTGTAACCCTTTATTGTACACAGTTGTGATGTCTAGGGGCATCTGTATGCGGTTGATTTTCTTATCATACCTTGGAGGCAACATGAGTTCCCTGGTTCTCACATCATTTGCCTTTATTCTGAAATATTGTGACAAAAATGTTATTAATCATTTTTTCTGTGACCTCCCTCCTCTGCTTAAACTATCCTGCACTGATACAACAATTAATGAGTGGCTCCTCTCCACATACGGCAGCTCAGTGGAAATTATTTgttttgtcatcatcatcatctcctactttttcattcttctctcaGTCTTAAAGATCCGCCCTACCAGTGGGAGGAAGAAGACCTTTTCTACATGCGCCTCTCACCTGACTTCTGTGACGATCTACCAAGGGACTCTCCTCTGTATTTACTCATGACCCAGCTACCTGTATTCCCCAAACACTGATAAAATTATCTCAGTGTTCTACACCATTTTCATTCCAGTGCTGAATCTGTTGATTTATAgtttgagaaataaagatgtaaagGATGCAGCTGAGAAAGTTGTAAGATCAAAGGTAGATTCTTCATGA
- the OR5W2 gene encoding olfactory receptor 5W2 has translation MDWENCSSLTDFFLLGITNNQEMKATLFAVLLAVYVINFSANLGMIVLIRIDYQLHTPMYFFLSRLSFCDLCYSTAIGPKMLVDLLAKNKSIPFYGYALQFLVFCIFADSECLLLAVMAFDRYKAISNPLLYTVNMSSRVCYLLLTGVYLVGIADALIHMTLAFRLCFCGSNEINHFFCDIPPLLLLSCSDTQVNELVLFTVFGFIELSTISGVLISYCYIILSVLEVHSAEGRFKALSTCTSHLSAVAIFQGTLLFMYFQPSSSYSLDQDKMTSLFYTLVVPMLNPLIYSLWNKDVKEALKKLKNKILF, from the coding sequence ATGGACTGGGAAAATTGCTCCTcgttaactgatttttttctcttgggaATTACCAATAACCAAGAGATGAAAGCGACCCTATTTGCTGTACTCTTGGCTGTTTATGTCATTAATTTCTCAGCAAATCTTGGAATGATAGTTTTAATCAGAATAGATTACCAACTTCACACACCAATGTACTTCTTCCTCAGTCGTCTGTCTTTCTGTGATCTCTGCTATTCTACTGCAATTGGGCCCAAGATGCTGGTAGATCTACTTGCCAAGAACAAGTCAATACCCTTCTATGGCTATGCTCTACAATTCTTGGTCTTCTGTATCTTTGCAGATTCTGAGTGTCTACTGCTGGCAGTGATGGCCTTTGATCGGTACAAGGCCATCAGCAACCCCCTGCTCTATACAGTCAACATGTCTAGCAGAGTGTGCTATCTACTCTTGACTGGTGTTTATCTGGTGGGAATAGCAGATGCTTTGATACATATGACACTGGCATTCCGCCTATGCTTCTGTGGGTCTAATGAGATTAATCATTTCTTCTGTGATATCCCTCCTCTCTTATTACTCTCTTGCTCAGATACACAGGTCAATGAGTTAGTGTTATTCACTGTCTTTGGTTTTATTGAACTGAGTACCATTTCAGGAGTTCTCATTTCTTATTGTTATATCATCCTATCAGTCTTGGAGGTCCACTCTGCTGAGGGGAGGTTCAAAGCTCTCTCTACATGCACTTCCCACTTATCTGCGGTTGCAATTTTCCAGGGAACTCTGCTCTTTATGTATTTCCAGCCAAGTTCTTCCTATTCTCTAGATCAAGATAAAATGACCTCATTGTTTTACACCCTTGTGGTTCCCATGTTGAACCCCCTGATTTATAGCCTGTGGAACAAGGATGTGAAAGAGGCcctgaaaaaactgaaaaataaaattttattttaa